The following proteins come from a genomic window of Legionella cherrii:
- a CDS encoding M20 family metallopeptidase, which yields MFNPQALYDFVCGQWEKEIIPSLSEYIKIPNKSPHFDPKWQEHGLMEQAVSHIANWCKAHAPKGMMLEIMRLEGRTPLIFIEVPGQIDETVLLYGHLDKQPEMSGWNEDLHPWKPVLKDGRLYGRGAADDGYSAYASLTAICALQKQGLAIPRCVLIIEACEESGSYDLPYYIELLNARIGKPNLVICLDSGAGNYEQLWMTTSLRGNLVGELSVELIREGVHSGAASGIVADSFRVARQLISRIEDEVSGEVKLPELYCDIPEERTQQAEKCAQVLGDSVYAEFPLYAGVEPVTKDRKQLILNRTWKPALTVTGANGFPAIADAGNVLRPQTSLKLSMRLPPLVDPKVAATVMHDALTTNPPYHAKVSFKVGDGSQGWNAPKLASWLEKAADEASMAYYGKPAAYFGEGGTIPFMGMLGKKFPEAQFMITGVLGPQSNAHGPNEFLHLDMVKKLTACVAYVLYKATAV from the coding sequence ATGTTCAATCCGCAAGCACTGTATGATTTTGTATGTGGTCAATGGGAAAAGGAAATTATCCCCAGCTTAAGTGAATACATAAAAATTCCGAATAAATCACCTCATTTTGATCCAAAATGGCAGGAGCATGGATTAATGGAGCAGGCGGTTAGTCATATTGCAAATTGGTGTAAAGCCCATGCACCTAAAGGGATGATGCTGGAAATTATGAGATTGGAAGGGCGTACCCCTTTAATTTTTATCGAAGTTCCAGGTCAAATTGACGAAACGGTTTTGTTGTATGGTCACCTCGATAAACAACCTGAAATGTCAGGATGGAACGAAGATTTGCATCCATGGAAACCGGTATTAAAAGATGGGCGCTTATATGGCCGGGGAGCTGCAGATGATGGCTATTCTGCATACGCTTCGTTAACTGCGATTTGCGCTTTACAAAAACAAGGTTTAGCTATTCCACGTTGCGTTTTAATTATTGAAGCGTGTGAGGAGAGTGGCAGTTACGATCTGCCTTATTACATTGAATTGCTCAATGCACGGATTGGCAAACCCAACCTGGTTATTTGTCTTGATTCTGGAGCAGGTAATTACGAACAATTATGGATGACTACTTCATTGCGCGGGAATTTGGTAGGTGAACTATCCGTTGAACTAATTCGTGAAGGAGTTCATTCCGGCGCGGCAAGTGGCATTGTTGCAGACAGTTTTCGGGTTGCTCGACAATTGATTAGCCGAATCGAAGATGAAGTTTCAGGAGAAGTGAAATTGCCTGAGTTATATTGTGATATTCCTGAAGAAAGAACGCAACAAGCCGAGAAATGTGCTCAGGTTCTAGGAGATTCGGTTTATGCTGAATTTCCATTATATGCTGGGGTTGAACCAGTAACAAAAGACAGAAAACAATTAATTTTAAATCGAACCTGGAAACCGGCATTAACAGTGACTGGGGCCAATGGATTTCCTGCCATAGCGGACGCAGGAAATGTTTTACGCCCTCAAACGTCATTAAAACTGTCTATGCGTTTGCCACCCCTAGTTGACCCTAAAGTTGCTGCAACCGTAATGCATGATGCCTTAACCACCAACCCTCCTTATCATGCCAAAGTAAGTTTTAAGGTAGGTGATGGATCACAAGGATGGAATGCACCTAAACTTGCTTCATGGTTGGAAAAAGCTGCTGATGAAGCATCAATGGCTTATTATGGTAAACCAGCTGCTTACTTTGGAGAGGGAGGAACCATACCTTTTATGGGAATGTTAGGGAAGAAATTTCCGGAGGCACAATTTATGATTACCGGAGTTTTAGGACCTCAGTCTAATGCACATGGTCCTAATGAATTTTTGCACTTGGACATGGTGAAAAAATTAACTGCATGTGTTGCTTACGTACTATATAAGGCCACAGCCGTTTGA
- the nadC gene encoding carboxylating nicotinate-nucleotide diphosphorylase: MNNPSLDIKADVSRALYEDVGDGDVTAILLSPQLQVEAEIISREPMVVCGQAWVREVFNQLDDQIKLEWRVVEGEWLAEPSTLCTLYGSGRSILTGERTALNFLQTLSATATQTYRYAQKLQGTPTRLLDTRKTIPGLRAAQKYAVTCGGGFNHRMGLYDAVLIKENHITACGSVAKAVALARQSHKEMLVEVEVETLDELREAICAHPDRIMLDNFSQGMLEKAVRMNQPKHCTLEVSGGVTLENIAAIGRLGVDFISVGAITKSIQAIDLSLLIRKIL; encoded by the coding sequence ATGAATAACCCCTCTTTAGACATAAAAGCCGATGTATCCCGTGCATTATATGAGGATGTAGGTGATGGCGATGTGACTGCGATTTTGTTGTCTCCCCAGCTTCAGGTTGAGGCTGAAATTATTTCGCGGGAGCCTATGGTCGTCTGTGGGCAAGCTTGGGTCAGAGAGGTATTTAATCAACTTGATGACCAAATTAAACTTGAGTGGCGTGTTGTTGAGGGGGAATGGTTAGCAGAACCATCTACTCTATGTACTCTATATGGCTCAGGAAGAAGTATTTTAACAGGCGAACGTACTGCATTAAATTTCTTACAAACTCTTTCCGCCACAGCAACGCAAACATATCGATATGCCCAAAAGCTCCAGGGCACACCGACTCGATTACTGGATACGCGTAAAACGATTCCAGGATTAAGAGCGGCCCAAAAATATGCTGTGACTTGTGGGGGTGGTTTTAATCACCGTATGGGGCTTTACGATGCTGTTTTAATTAAAGAAAATCATATTACAGCCTGTGGCTCCGTAGCTAAAGCGGTTGCTTTGGCAAGACAAAGTCATAAAGAAATGTTAGTTGAGGTAGAAGTGGAAACTCTAGATGAGTTGCGCGAAGCCATTTGTGCTCATCCAGATCGAATTATGTTGGATAATTTTAGTCAGGGTATGCTTGAAAAAGCAGTGAGAATGAATCAACCAAAACATTGCACATTAGAGGTGTCCGGAGGGGTTACTCTGGAAAATATTGCTGCAATAGGGCGGTTAGGTGTTGATTTCATCTCCGTTGGTGCGATTACCAAGTCGATTCAAGCTATAGACTTAAGTTTACTTATTAGGAAGATTTTATGA